CAGGTTTCGGGGTAATCGCTGTCGTACTGCCCGCTTACCCAACGTTCGACGGCCTCCACAAACATCAACTGGAAAGCCTTCGCCGGTTTTTCGTGGCGTGCCAGATCGCGGGCCATGACCTCCCGGTCTGCCCACTCCGGCTTCAGGGTATGCACGACGGTCTCGTGGTCGAACTCGTTGAAGCCTGGGTTGATCTGCAATTCCGGAAGCGACTGCCCCAGCCCCTCGGTGATCGCCTCGACGGTTTCCCGGTGGCGGCGCATGTCGCCAGCGAACACCGCTGTCGGGCTGACCTTGCCCTTGAGCCAGCGCCCGAGAACACGCCCCTGCTCCCAGCCACGCTCGGACAGGGCATCGTAGTCGGCCTTGCCGAAGCTGGCCTGACCGTGGCGGATAAGGTAGAGGTTGGCCATTACAAGGTACTCGCGTCAATCAGCCGCTGGCAGCGCTTTTCCAGGTAGTTGGCAGCATGGCCGAACATGGCGAAGCGCTTGTCCTGGGTCTGGCCGTGGTAGTAGCGGTAGTAGATCTGCTGGATGATCACCGCCAGCCGGAACAGGCCGTAGATCTCATAGAAGTCGAATCGGTCGACCACGTAGCCGGACTTCTCCATGTAGTACTCGA
The window above is part of the Marinobacter nanhaiticus D15-8W genome. Proteins encoded here:
- a CDS encoding histidine phosphatase family protein, with the protein product MANLYLIRHGQASFGKADYDALSERGWEQGRVLGRWLKGKVSPTAVFAGDMRRHRETVEAITEGLGQSLPELQINPGFNEFDHETVVHTLKPEWADREVMARDLARHEKPAKAFQLMFVEAVERWVSGQYDSDYPETWSDFCTRVNAAVEDALGNSGGGDVLVASSGGPISVVMQALLGLDDKRALELNQVIANTSVTRILFSGHRRSLSVFNNYAHLEDGAPELVTFR